The following coding sequences are from one Phycisphaerae bacterium window:
- a CDS encoding zinc ribbon domain-containing protein, with protein MPIFEYKCDKCGKITELLETSGSRGVRSCAHCGSSKLTKQISVFSAQVKAGQSKKCFGCSDNTCPHSNG; from the coding sequence ATGCCGATTTTTGAATATAAATGCGATAAATGTGGCAAGATAACCGAGTTGCTTGAAACAAGCGGCAGCCGCGGCGTTAGGAGCTGTGCTCATTGCGGCAGCAGCAAACTGACAAAACAGATTTCGGTATTTTCGGCGCAGGTCAAGGCGGGGCAATCAAAAAAATGCTTCGGCTGCAGCGATAACACCTGTCCTCATTCGAACGGGTAA